A window from Solea senegalensis isolate Sse05_10M linkage group LG15, IFAPA_SoseM_1, whole genome shotgun sequence encodes these proteins:
- the LOC122782287 gene encoding ubiquitin-conjugating enzyme E2 G1-like, protein MEQSALLLRKQLAELNKNPVEGFSAGLVSGDNFYKWEVVVLGPQDTLYEGGVFKATLTFPRNYPLRPPKMKFVTEIWHPNVAKNGEVCISILHAPGEDKYGYERPEERWLPIHTVETIMISVISMLADPNGESPANVDAAKEWRDDPDGVFKRNVARCVRMSQESAFD, encoded by the coding sequence ATGGAACAGTCTGCGTTGTTACTGCGTAAACAACTGGCAGAGCTCAACAAGAACCCGGTGGAGGGCTTTTCCGCGGGTCTTGTCAGTGGTGACAACTTCTACAAGTGGGAGGTGGTCGTCCTCGGCCCTCAGGACACCTTGTATGAAGGTGGAGTCTTCAAGGCCACGCTGACCTTCCCCCGGAACTATCCCCTGAGGCCTCCCAAGATGAAGTTCGTCACAGAAATCTGGCATCCGAACGTGGCGAAGAACGGCGAAGTCTGCATCTCCATCCTGCACGCGCCCGGCGAGGACAAATACGGCTATGAGAGGCCAGAGGAGCGCTGGCTGCCGATCCACACAGTGGAGACCATCATGATCAGCGTGATATCCATGTTGGCAGACCCCAATGGAGAGTCTCCGGCCAATGTGGATGCTGCTAAAGAGTGGAGGGACGACCCCGATGGAGTCTTTAAGAGGAACGTGGCCCGATGTGTGAGGATGAGTCAGGAGTCAGCGTTTGACTAA